A part of Halobacillus shinanisalinarum genomic DNA contains:
- a CDS encoding CBO0543 family protein, producing the protein MEIIILWFLHILGVVVFIFSLRKPPRKDWLIMFFISAYLAIILGVLVVEGHLITYPVSLYKHFQSSVLFEFLLFPVLCTYYYQTSYFTGVFGMVWQAGVYSGVLTIVEFCLERYTELIKYLQWDWYYTFISVFLFMLSVRFIMELINYKARSIGE; encoded by the coding sequence ATGGAAATAATCATCCTATGGTTTTTACACATATTGGGTGTGGTGGTTTTCATATTCTCTTTAAGAAAACCACCGCGAAAAGATTGGTTGATAATGTTCTTTATTAGCGCTTACCTTGCCATTATATTGGGAGTTCTGGTTGTAGAAGGACATCTCATTACATATCCCGTTTCGCTCTATAAACACTTTCAATCGAGTGTTCTTTTTGAATTTTTGTTGTTCCCAGTATTATGTACCTATTATTATCAAACATCCTATTTTACTGGGGTTTTTGGTATGGTTTGGCAGGCTGGCGTATATAGTGGTGTCTTGACCATCGTTGAATTCTGCTTAGAAAGATATACAGAGCTAATTAAGTACCTACAATGGGACTGGTATTATACCTTTATAAGCGTGTTCTTATTTATGCTCAGTGTTCGTTTTATAATGGAGCTAATTAATTATAAAGCAAGGAGCATTGGAGAATAA
- a CDS encoding VOC family protein, with translation MNKKFDHIGVAVRQLQQSIDFYENILGATMIDRYRSEAQGVESEIAIMDIDGNRTELLCPTNNTTSPIARFIKQKGKGVHHIAYRVDNLDEAIASLKDKNVRVMEDTRRTNKHGRRLIYLNPADTAGTIIEFCDYPNEH, from the coding sequence ATGAATAAAAAATTTGACCATATTGGAGTAGCTGTCCGGCAGCTTCAGCAGAGTATCGACTTTTATGAGAATATATTGGGGGCGACGATGATTGACCGTTATCGCAGTGAAGCACAAGGAGTCGAAAGTGAGATCGCGATCATGGACATTGATGGAAACCGAACTGAGCTGTTATGCCCTACGAACAATACCACATCCCCCATTGCTCGTTTTATTAAGCAAAAAGGAAAAGGTGTTCACCACATTGCCTACCGAGTTGATAACCTTGATGAGGCTATTGCGTCGCTGAAAGATAAAAATGTACGAGTAATGGAAGACACGAGGAGAACAAACAAACATGGCCGACGCCTGATTTATTTAAATCCGGCAGATACAGCTGGAACGATTATCGAGTTCTGTGACTATCCTAATGAGCATTAA
- a CDS encoding carbamoyl phosphate synthase large subunit, translating into MSKKILVIGSGPIVIGQAAEFDYSGTQGCLALKEEGYEVVLVNNNPATIMTDTKMADAVYCEPLSVNSIEAIIKEEKPDALLAGLGGQTALNLAVELDKHGILATYQVELLGTSVSSIQQGEDRELFRGLMSELNQPVPESEVIVSVDQAVAFAKRVGYPVISRPAYTLGGRGGGITDNEVELKDLIQNGLKASPIGQIIIEKSIAGFKEVEYEVMRDKNGTCISVCNMENFDPVGVHTGDSIVVAPSQTLTDQEYQMLRTAAFEIISELEVIGGCNVQFALDPNSQQYYVIEVNPRVSRSSALASKATGYPIAKMATKIALGYTLDELKNPLTGTTYASFEPALDYVVVKFPRWPFDKFPQADRKLGTKMKATGEVMAIDRTLEGAFQKAIESLDQTIPALDPSNLMTHLKHPTDLRYFAILELLRQGNTMEHIHNETAIDLFFLNILKNLVQMEQSIQTYTSETLPTELLQQAKTYGFTDHSIAKLIKANEETITQLRKNYNLYPSYKMVDTCAAEFEAATNYAYATYSGNNEIEPLKSDKKALIIGAGPIRIGQGVEFDYSAVKAIETLRELGWTTIMINNNPETVSTDYETADRLYFEPINKEVIEAIVAHEHIDHIYTQFGGQTAINIAAQLEEAGLPLTGVTVDTIAQLEDRDQFYSLLKSLDIPHIPGAMCHTMEEALDAASSYTYPLLCRPSYVIGGQGMVKVNSEHELKAALAETEARHYPIVLDQFLTGQEVEVDLAADGEDTFIPEVMEHIEPSGIHSGDSMAIFPSTINESVKETIKEYALKIVQHVSYKGIMNIQFLLTEDTAYVLEVNPRASRTVPIVSKVSNTSLIDLATRILAGDDSLQISKLPQPEFQHVAIKYPLFSDHALPELDHKLNANMKSTGEGMCLGQTVQEALAKVFEHLPHFYEENVCFAETTFAHEKSPNKLPFSEWVQTKEASIYVNDQQTAEAKERRIQALKYGITVFSQKETFEAYITSLHSNPYRPTPLPGSPREGVQLG; encoded by the coding sequence ACGAAGTTGTGCTCGTTAACAATAATCCTGCAACGATTATGACGGATACCAAGATGGCAGATGCTGTCTACTGTGAACCGCTTTCGGTGAACAGTATCGAAGCGATTATAAAAGAAGAAAAACCAGACGCATTACTTGCTGGACTCGGAGGGCAAACAGCGTTGAACTTGGCGGTCGAGCTTGATAAGCATGGTATTTTAGCAACCTATCAAGTAGAGCTCTTAGGTACGAGTGTATCCTCGATCCAGCAAGGAGAAGACCGCGAATTGTTTCGTGGGCTGATGAGCGAACTCAACCAGCCTGTTCCCGAAAGTGAAGTAATCGTAAGCGTGGATCAGGCTGTAGCTTTTGCCAAACGTGTAGGGTATCCCGTCATTAGTCGCCCTGCTTATACCCTTGGCGGACGCGGGGGCGGGATTACCGATAACGAAGTAGAGTTAAAAGACCTGATTCAAAATGGTCTGAAAGCGAGCCCAATCGGTCAGATTATCATTGAGAAAAGCATCGCTGGATTTAAAGAAGTGGAATATGAAGTGATGCGCGATAAGAATGGCACATGTATTTCCGTTTGTAACATGGAAAACTTCGATCCCGTTGGTGTCCATACAGGTGATTCCATCGTAGTGGCCCCATCACAAACACTAACAGATCAAGAATATCAAATGCTCAGAACAGCGGCGTTTGAAATTATTTCTGAACTAGAGGTGATTGGCGGCTGCAACGTACAGTTCGCTCTTGATCCAAACAGTCAGCAATATTATGTTATCGAAGTCAATCCAAGGGTAAGTCGTTCCTCTGCACTTGCATCCAAAGCGACCGGCTACCCGATCGCTAAAATGGCAACAAAAATAGCTCTTGGTTATACCCTTGATGAGTTGAAAAACCCACTGACTGGAACAACATACGCAAGCTTTGAGCCAGCACTCGATTACGTTGTCGTTAAATTCCCAAGATGGCCGTTCGATAAATTTCCTCAAGCTGACCGTAAGCTTGGTACGAAAATGAAGGCAACTGGTGAAGTGATGGCGATTGACCGCACACTAGAAGGCGCTTTTCAAAAAGCCATCGAGTCCCTTGATCAGACGATTCCAGCACTTGATCCAAGTAACCTGATGACACACTTGAAACACCCAACAGATCTGCGCTATTTCGCCATTTTAGAACTGCTTCGTCAAGGGAATACGATGGAACATATCCACAACGAAACAGCGATTGATCTATTTTTCTTAAACATTCTGAAAAACCTTGTGCAAATGGAGCAATCGATTCAAACGTACACGAGTGAAACCTTGCCAACGGAACTTTTGCAACAGGCAAAAACTTATGGATTTACAGATCACTCGATCGCCAAGCTGATCAAGGCGAACGAGGAAACCATCACACAACTAAGGAAAAATTATAATCTTTATCCGAGCTACAAGATGGTCGACACCTGTGCCGCTGAATTTGAAGCGGCCACCAACTACGCCTATGCTACTTATTCAGGCAACAACGAAATCGAGCCGCTCAAATCCGATAAAAAAGCGCTCATCATCGGGGCTGGACCGATCCGGATCGGCCAAGGCGTCGAATTCGATTATAGTGCCGTCAAAGCCATCGAAACATTGCGGGAGCTTGGTTGGACGACGATCATGATTAACAACAATCCAGAAACCGTCAGCACCGATTACGAAACCGCTGACCGCCTATATTTTGAACCAATCAACAAAGAAGTCATTGAAGCAATCGTCGCACACGAACATATCGACCACATCTACACCCAATTCGGCGGCCAAACCGCGATCAACATTGCGGCCCAACTTGAAGAAGCAGGGCTACCACTTACCGGAGTCACAGTTGATACGATCGCCCAACTTGAAGACCGTGATCAATTTTATTCCTTGTTAAAAAGTCTAGATATTCCGCACATTCCCGGGGCGATGTGCCACACGATGGAGGAAGCCTTGGACGCAGCAAGCTCCTATACGTATCCACTCCTGTGCCGCCCATCCTATGTCATCGGCGGACAAGGCATGGTGAAAGTGAATAGCGAACACGAACTCAAGGCGGCCCTTGCGGAAACAGAAGCCCGTCACTATCCAATCGTGCTTGATCAATTTTTAACAGGTCAGGAAGTAGAGGTGGACCTGGCGGCTGATGGAGAGGACACTTTCATCCCGGAAGTTATGGAGCACATTGAGCCATCAGGGATTCATTCTGGCGATAGTATGGCCATTTTTCCATCAACCATCAATGAAAGCGTGAAGGAAACGATCAAGGAATACGCTTTAAAAATAGTACAGCATGTCTCTTATAAAGGCATTATGAACATTCAATTCCTCTTAACTGAGGACACGGCATATGTGCTTGAAGTAAATCCGCGTGCCAGCCGTACGGTGCCGATCGTCAGTAAAGTATCAAACACTTCATTGATTGATCTTGCGACACGTATTCTTGCTGGTGATGATTCTCTTCAAATAAGCAAATTACCACAACCGGAATTTCAGCATGTGGCCATTAAGTACCCGCTGTTTTCCGACCATGCTTTACCAGAGCTTGATCACAAACTGAATGCTAATATGAAATCAACCGGTGAAGGCATGTGCCTCGGGCAGACTGTCCAGGAAGCACTGGCCAAAGTATTTGAACATCTGCCGCACTTTTATGAGGAAAACGTATGTTTTGCGGAAACTACTTTCGCACATGAGAAGTCACCGAATAAACTTCCATTTTCAGAATGGGTTCAGACAAAGGAAGCGAGTATATATGTAAATGATCAGCAAACAGCGGAAGCGAAGGAAAGAAGAATCCAGGCATTGAAATACGGAATTACCGTTTTCAGTCAAAAGGAAACCTTTGAAGCTTATATAACTTCATTGCATTCAAACCCGTACAGACCGACCCCGTTGCCTGGGAGTCCAAGAGAAGGAGTGCAATTAGGATGA
- a CDS encoding Na+/H+ antiporter NhaC family protein, with translation MGWLSIIPFVVVIIAAIWTKQVVPSLLFAVIVAGYLAEPHWLNGMLTAVQFIIQGLQDENNLKIIIFLYAFSAMIGLVRMSGGIKGFVKAATEKIENKRGAFILSWLSAVGTFSTPSFRIVTIGPVMKAMRKKIPMSKQEIGFVIETTASPLVAVIPVATAFVGYMTSVVELSIHQAGTSGDPYTLFLQSIPFNFFAFAMLLLGFYLSFFHRSKKKATDAEKKSNQGDNVQDNQDDDDKWEDCHPSLKKDLPAKPWNLIMPLASVIILTFGFMYAIGVEKGKSGFQALINDNVLGAMVLAVVLTLIWFVVYLKFSKEPLRKQMNELIEGGNEMMGVILLLAMVWGLSKGTEALGFAETISSWFNWIPSGYVAVVIFVLGCGLAYFIGSAWGAWGILMPVALSIAVTAGSFLPIVIGAVFASGTFGAFASPLSDDTNTTAGILNLNTIEYAKFKLKPGLMAAGVAALGYLALALFM, from the coding sequence ATGGGTTGGTTATCAATTATTCCTTTCGTTGTCGTAATTATTGCGGCAATTTGGACAAAGCAGGTGGTTCCGAGCTTACTATTTGCCGTGATTGTTGCCGGTTATTTAGCAGAGCCTCACTGGTTAAATGGTATGCTTACTGCTGTGCAATTCATTATCCAAGGGCTTCAAGATGAAAATAATTTAAAAATCATCATTTTCCTATACGCTTTTTCCGCCATGATTGGTCTTGTACGTATGTCAGGGGGAATTAAAGGATTTGTTAAGGCAGCTACAGAAAAGATAGAGAATAAGCGAGGAGCATTTATATTATCATGGTTGTCTGCCGTAGGAACGTTTAGTACACCGAGTTTTCGTATTGTGACGATCGGTCCAGTAATGAAGGCGATGCGCAAGAAAATTCCGATGTCAAAACAGGAGATCGGTTTCGTTATTGAAACGACGGCCTCGCCACTCGTGGCTGTTATACCTGTTGCGACAGCGTTTGTGGGTTACATGACATCGGTTGTAGAGCTATCCATTCATCAGGCTGGGACATCTGGAGACCCCTATACCCTTTTTTTACAAAGTATTCCGTTTAACTTCTTTGCCTTTGCGATGCTGCTTCTCGGATTTTATTTAAGTTTCTTTCATCGTTCGAAAAAAAAGGCAACAGATGCGGAGAAAAAAAGTAATCAAGGAGACAATGTGCAGGACAATCAGGACGATGATGACAAGTGGGAGGATTGTCACCCCTCCCTGAAAAAAGATCTCCCTGCAAAGCCATGGAATTTGATAATGCCACTTGCGAGCGTCATTATACTTACGTTTGGATTTATGTATGCGATCGGCGTCGAAAAAGGAAAGTCGGGATTTCAGGCGTTAATTAATGATAATGTGCTAGGTGCCATGGTATTAGCGGTTGTCTTAACACTAATTTGGTTTGTCGTGTACTTGAAATTTTCTAAGGAACCGCTTCGCAAACAGATGAATGAGTTGATTGAGGGCGGCAACGAGATGATGGGGGTTATCTTGTTGCTTGCGATGGTGTGGGGACTGAGTAAAGGAACTGAGGCACTTGGCTTTGCGGAAACGATCTCCAGTTGGTTCAATTGGATTCCATCTGGATATGTAGCTGTTGTTATTTTTGTTTTAGGTTGTGGACTTGCCTATTTCATTGGTTCAGCATGGGGCGCATGGGGAATTCTGATGCCTGTTGCGCTTTCTATCGCGGTAACGGCGGGCAGTTTTCTCCCCATTGTGATAGGTGCCGTGTTTGCAAGTGGAACGTTTGGTGCCTTTGCTTCCCCCCTTAGTGATGATACGAATACGACGGCCGGAATTTTGAACTTAAATACGATTGAGTACGCTAAATTCAAACTGAAGCCGGGGTTGATGGCGGCAGGTGTGGCAGCTTTAGGTTATTTAGCACTAGCGCTCTTCATGTAG
- a CDS encoding ABC transporter ATP-binding protein, protein MMKLFKFLKPYRIPIIVILVLTLLQSLSQLFLPALMANVVDKGIVNGDISYIVKIGGFMLLVAAGGVVFSILAGFYSSKVSMGFGKIIREKMFTHIENFSLQGFDKVGASSLITRTTNDIMQVQQVLTMMLKVLIMAPMMFIGGIFIAVATDAAMSLIIIAVVPIIVAAIIVVAKKGLPLFKALQKKLDRLNLVLREGLNGIRVIRSFNRTTHERNRFNEANLDFANTAIKVNKIMATLTPIMMFVLNFSIIAIIWFGSIRISNGNLQVGELMAFIQYAMQIMFSLIMSSMMLIMIPRASVSASRINEVLDTVSEAKDPVEDKHGRRLEGFVEFDHVTFSYPGAEEPVLSNISFSTKPGEVTAIVGGTGAGKSTLINLLPRFYDVDHGTITIDGIDTRDMSQSNLRNNISFAPQKSVLFSGTIADNIRYGKKMATDKEVRKAADVAQVSDFILETKNGFDSVIAQKGANVSGGQKQRLSIARALIRKASIYIFDDSFSALDFKTDAKLRASLQEETSDSTVFIVAQRISTVMDADQIIVLDHGEMAGVGTHQELMESCEIYQEIVSSQLSEEETA, encoded by the coding sequence ATGATGAAATTGTTCAAATTTTTAAAGCCCTATCGCATTCCTATCATAGTTATTTTAGTGCTAACACTTTTGCAATCCCTATCTCAGCTGTTTCTTCCTGCCCTAATGGCGAATGTTGTGGATAAAGGAATCGTGAATGGTGATATTTCCTATATTGTAAAAATAGGTGGCTTCATGTTGTTAGTAGCTGCAGGCGGTGTGGTGTTTTCGATCCTAGCAGGCTTCTATTCCTCGAAAGTGTCCATGGGCTTTGGAAAAATTATTCGTGAAAAAATGTTCACACATATTGAAAATTTTTCACTGCAAGGGTTTGATAAAGTCGGTGCCTCCTCTCTTATTACCAGAACGACGAATGACATTATGCAGGTTCAGCAGGTGCTGACAATGATGCTGAAGGTATTGATTATGGCCCCAATGATGTTTATCGGGGGAATCTTCATAGCCGTAGCTACAGACGCAGCCATGTCATTGATTATTATCGCAGTTGTTCCTATCATCGTTGCTGCAATCATCGTTGTGGCCAAAAAAGGACTCCCGCTTTTTAAAGCGTTGCAGAAGAAGTTGGATCGGCTAAATCTCGTTCTTCGGGAAGGGCTGAACGGCATTCGGGTTATTCGGTCTTTTAACCGTACTACTCATGAACGGAATCGGTTTAATGAAGCAAACTTGGATTTTGCCAACACGGCAATTAAGGTTAACAAGATTATGGCAACGTTGACACCGATTATGATGTTTGTCCTTAACTTTTCAATCATTGCCATTATATGGTTTGGGAGTATTCGGATTAGCAATGGAAATCTTCAAGTCGGTGAATTAATGGCCTTCATTCAATATGCCATGCAAATTATGTTTTCCTTAATTATGTCATCGATGATGCTCATCATGATTCCCCGCGCCTCGGTCTCAGCTAGCAGGATTAATGAGGTGCTCGATACAGTTTCTGAAGCTAAGGATCCAGTTGAAGATAAGCACGGACGCAGACTAGAGGGGTTTGTGGAGTTTGATCATGTAACGTTCAGCTATCCGGGAGCGGAGGAACCTGTGCTTTCAAACATTTCATTTTCTACCAAACCCGGGGAGGTGACAGCTATTGTAGGTGGCACTGGGGCAGGAAAGTCGACACTTATTAATCTCCTCCCAAGATTCTATGATGTTGATCATGGCACCATTACGATAGATGGTATCGATACACGTGACATGTCACAGAGTAATTTGAGAAATAACATCAGTTTTGCTCCTCAAAAATCGGTTCTATTTTCTGGGACAATTGCAGATAATATTCGCTATGGAAAGAAAATGGCGACAGATAAAGAGGTAAGGAAGGCAGCGGATGTTGCTCAAGTATCAGACTTTATTTTAGAGACGAAGAATGGCTTCGACTCTGTTATCGCTCAAAAAGGCGCAAACGTCTCGGGTGGACAGAAACAGCGCCTTTCCATTGCCCGTGCCCTAATAAGGAAAGCTAGTATTTATATTTTTGATGATAGTTTCTCAGCCCTTGACTTTAAAACCGATGCCAAGCTGCGTGCGTCCCTTCAAGAGGAGACATCTGATTCCACTGTGTTCATCGTTGCCCAAAGGATCAGTACGGTTATGGATGCGGACCAGATTATCGTTTTAGATCATGGGGAAATGGCAGGTGTTGGAACACACCAAGAGCTAATGGAAAGCTGTGAGATTTACCAAGAAATTGTATCATCACAGCTTTCAGAGGAGGAAACGGCATGA
- the argF gene encoding ornithine carbamoyltransferase: protein MNLMYEMMNHTYSLKGKNVNTWLDFSQTDISGLLAQAQHLKENPHNNILAGKTLGMIFEKSSTRTRVSFEVGMFQMGGHALYLNSRDIQIGRGETISDTAKVLSGYVDAIMYRTTSHEKLQELAKHATIPVINGLCDQYHPCQALSDIFTILELKGRLAGVKAVYVGDGNNVAHSFMILGAKMGMDIVIASPKGYGPDTDILAKAKQVAVENSGSVVVEDDPMKAVEGADVVYTDVWASMGQEKEAEERMQAFQGFQVNDELLKEAKADVHFLHCLPAHREEEVTASVIDGTRSAVFQQAENRLHVQKAVLQSVIG from the coding sequence ATGAATTTAATGTATGAAATGATGAACCACACTTATTCATTGAAGGGGAAAAATGTAAATACATGGCTCGACTTTTCCCAAACAGACATATCCGGGCTGCTCGCGCAAGCGCAACATTTAAAAGAAAATCCTCATAACAACATCTTAGCGGGAAAGACACTAGGCATGATTTTTGAAAAGTCGTCAACGCGTACCCGTGTCTCTTTTGAAGTGGGTATGTTTCAAATGGGCGGCCATGCACTTTACTTGAATTCCCGGGACATCCAAATCGGGCGTGGCGAAACAATTTCAGATACAGCAAAAGTCTTATCAGGCTATGTCGACGCTATCATGTATCGAACGACATCACATGAAAAGCTTCAGGAGCTTGCCAAGCATGCCACTATCCCTGTCATTAATGGACTCTGTGATCAATACCATCCCTGTCAGGCGCTGTCAGACATTTTTACAATTCTAGAATTAAAAGGGAGATTGGCTGGGGTTAAAGCCGTTTATGTTGGCGACGGAAATAATGTGGCTCATTCATTTATGATTCTTGGAGCGAAGATGGGCATGGACATCGTTATTGCTTCACCAAAAGGATATGGACCAGATACTGACATTTTAGCAAAAGCGAAGCAAGTGGCAGTAGAAAATAGTGGGTCTGTTGTTGTAGAAGATGATCCTATGAAGGCTGTTGAGGGTGCAGATGTTGTGTATACAGACGTCTGGGCGAGCATGGGGCAGGAGAAAGAAGCAGAAGAACGCATGCAAGCATTCCAAGGATTTCAAGTCAATGATGAGTTATTAAAAGAAGCTAAAGCTGATGTACACTTTTTACACTGTCTTCCAGCACACCGTGAAGAGGAGGTTACCGCAAGTGTCATTGACGGAACGCGATCTGCTGTCTTCCAGCAAGCTGAAAACCGCTTGCATGTACAAAAAGCAGTCCTCCAATCTGTGATTGGTTAA
- a CDS encoding ABC transporter ATP-binding protein → MSEKRQKQQRNRRKGKPEQKVRDFKGTLKRLIGYLKPHRVSLLKVLLTAILSTFFAILSPKIIGMITTGLFQSMVMKMNTIPNARVDFDFIQAALIILGVLYLLSVAFSYIQQYIMAGVAQKTVYTIRKEVNEKLSRLPLQYFDSRTHGDLLSRAVNDLENISSTLQKSLTQFITAIVTLVGVVVMMLTISPLMTVIVFITLPLSFIITKKVAARSQNYFIGQRKALGQLNGHVEEMYSGHQVIKAFGREDQSIDRFKKINENLYQSGWKAQFISGMIKPILKFVNNIVYVLICVIGALLVTRGTIGVGGIQAFIQYIRQFSQPITQVSSIANVIQSTVASAERVFEVLDEEEEWVSGSAKTIQSAKGSVSFQGVDFGYQKDVTLISDMTVNVEQGQKVAIVGPTGAGKTTLINLLMRFYEIDNGKITIDGVNIRDVKRGELRSLFGMVLQDTWLFNGTIRDNIAYGRENATEGEVIQAAEAAHADYFIRTLPEGYDTVLNEEASNISQGQKQLITIARAIITDPAILVLDEATSSVDTRTESHIQQAMSELMEGRTSFIIAHRLSTIKDADTILVMDKGSVIEQGTHDELLVKDGFYAELYHSQFANEISEKATS, encoded by the coding sequence ATGAGCGAGAAACGTCAAAAACAGCAAAGAAACCGTCGTAAAGGAAAACCAGAGCAAAAGGTCAGGGATTTTAAAGGAACACTAAAAAGACTGATCGGCTATCTAAAACCTCATAGAGTTTCATTGCTAAAGGTACTTTTAACGGCTATCCTCAGCACATTCTTCGCCATTCTGAGTCCAAAAATCATTGGAATGATTACAACAGGGTTATTTCAATCCATGGTGATGAAAATGAATACCATTCCAAATGCTAGGGTTGACTTTGACTTTATCCAGGCAGCCTTAATAATTTTAGGTGTACTTTATCTTTTGAGTGTCGCATTCAGTTACATTCAACAATATATTATGGCGGGGGTTGCGCAAAAAACCGTCTATACCATCCGTAAAGAAGTGAACGAAAAACTTTCTCGTCTCCCGCTCCAATATTTTGATTCACGTACACATGGTGACTTATTAAGTCGTGCCGTTAACGATCTAGAGAATATCAGTAGTACACTACAGAAAAGTCTTACACAATTCATTACAGCCATCGTGACACTGGTTGGCGTTGTGGTGATGATGCTTACCATTAGCCCGTTAATGACTGTGATTGTTTTTATAACCTTACCGTTAAGCTTTATCATAACGAAGAAAGTGGCTGCTCGCTCACAGAACTATTTCATAGGCCAGCGAAAAGCTCTCGGGCAATTGAATGGCCACGTAGAGGAAATGTATTCAGGCCATCAGGTTATCAAGGCGTTCGGGCGTGAGGACCAGTCTATTGACCGATTTAAAAAAATAAATGAGAATCTCTATCAATCAGGCTGGAAAGCACAATTTATTTCCGGAATGATTAAGCCAATCCTGAAATTTGTTAATAATATTGTTTATGTACTAATTTGTGTAATTGGTGCGCTGCTTGTCACGAGAGGAACGATCGGAGTCGGTGGTATCCAAGCATTTATCCAATATATCAGACAATTTTCTCAACCGATTACCCAAGTATCAAGCATAGCAAATGTCATTCAATCTACGGTTGCATCAGCTGAACGCGTCTTTGAAGTTCTTGATGAAGAGGAAGAATGGGTATCTGGGAGTGCGAAGACGATTCAATCTGCAAAGGGATCCGTGAGTTTTCAGGGTGTCGATTTTGGCTATCAAAAAGATGTCACTTTGATTAGCGATATGACAGTAAATGTAGAGCAAGGTCAAAAAGTAGCGATTGTAGGACCGACTGGAGCTGGGAAGACAACACTGATCAATCTATTGATGCGTTTCTATGAGATAGACAACGGAAAAATCACAATTGATGGTGTTAACATTCGTGATGTAAAACGTGGAGAATTGCGTAGCTTATTCGGCATGGTGCTCCAGGATACGTGGCTCTTCAATGGGACGATACGAGATAATATAGCCTACGGTCGTGAAAATGCCACTGAAGGCGAGGTTATACAAGCAGCTGAAGCCGCGCATGCTGATTATTTTATTCGAACACTTCCTGAAGGTTACGATACGGTTCTGAATGAAGAAGCGTCCAATATATCACAAGGCCAAAAGCAGCTTATCACTATTGCTCGTGCGATCATTACGGATCCTGCAATCCTTGTGTTAGATGAAGCAACCAGCAGTGTGGATACAAGAACAGAAAGCCATATTCAACAGGCCATGAGTGAATTAATGGAAGGAAGAACAAGCTTCATCATTGCTCACAGACTTTCCACGATTAAGGACGCAGATACAATTCTCGTTATGGATAAAGGCAGCGTGATCGAGCAAGGCACGCATGATGAACTGTTAGTGAAAGACGGTTTCTATGCCGAGCTTTATCACAGTCAGTTCGCAAACGAAATCTCTGAAAAAGCAACCAGCTAG
- a CDS encoding YpzI family protein produces MGKDRQEKKLKKSNRVESDRDQSLDYPGATQMENAEQARKRNK; encoded by the coding sequence ATGGGAAAAGATCGACAAGAGAAAAAATTAAAGAAATCAAACAGGGTTGAGTCTGACCGTGATCAAAGCTTAGATTATCCTGGTGCTACTCAAATGGAAAATGCGGAACAAGCACGTAAACGGAATAAGTAA